One genomic segment of Vespa velutina chromosome 10, iVesVel2.1, whole genome shotgun sequence includes these proteins:
- the LOC124952344 gene encoding ATP-dependent helicase brm isoform X1: protein MASPSPQSSPMPPPQAPSPMGPPQQAPSPSNPQGSPMGPPQHHPHSPTQGYQGGPPMPPGGPPMSQPPQQPPSQQQNYPPHPQQMPPNMGPQNQGGSGPVGQGPNPQQGPVGSMVPGQIGPNGPQSGRPVGNSPSNQIGPGGQMGPGNQMSQSGPANQMGQLGPGSGPGTQMGPGSSPGGQMGPGNGPTGPGGPMGPGNGPSGPGQMGPGGGPGGPQLGPGQMVPSNQMSQSGPANQLGPNGPSNQMGPGGPASQMSHAVASGQMGPNGLGGQPNSNQIGPNTSNQGQIVPGSSGPMGPGAPVNQMSQTGPGHIGPSGPTGPPGSGQENLNALQKAIDSMEEKGLQEDPRYSQLLALRARQGSSMGEKQTFSAQQLQQLRVQIMAYRILARNQPLSQQLALAVQGGAPPPGITQRPMDPSQGPTTTPGPQIPGPNVIGPAGAPRPGCQTPQQQQPPQQGAKTNRVTSVPKPVGLDPLLILQERENRVAARIALRMEQLSNLPTNMPEDLRIQVQIELRMLRVLNFQRQLRSEIIACTRKDTTLETAVNVKAYKRTKKQGLREARATEKLEKQQKLEAERKRRQKHQEFLSSVLQHGKDFKEFHRNNVAKLARLNKAVLNYHANAEREQKKEQERIEKERMRRLMAEDEEGYRKLIDQKKDKRLAFLLSQTDEYISNLTEMVKQHKIEQKRKQVEEQKRKKKKKKLQDGEINEDGSPSDDTRVGVIEVATGRTLTGDEAPLMSQLSAFLEAHPGWEPIDSESEDDDEDEEDENKEKPMGDSEEEKVKKTIHKAKVEDDEYKTEEQTYYSIAHTVHEVVTEQASIMVNGKLKEYQIKGLEWLVSLFNNNLNGILADEMGLGKTIQTIALVTYLMEKKKVNGPFLIIVPLSTLSNWVLEFEKWAPSVVVVSYKGSPAGRRAIQSQMRATKFNVLLTTYEYVIKDKGVLAKLQWKYMIIDEGHRMKNHHCKLTQVLNTHYLAPHRLLLTGTPLQNKLPELWALLNFLLPSIFKSCSTFEQWFNAPFATTGEKVELNEEETILIIRRLHKVLRPFLLRRLKKEVESQLPDKVEYIIKCDMSGLQKVLYKHMQSKGVLLTDGSEKGKQGKGGAKALMNTIVQLRKLCNHPFMFQAIEEKYCEHVGTQGSGVITGPDLYRASGKFELLDRILPKLKATNHRVLLFCQMTQLMTIMEDYLSWRGFMYLRLDGTTKAEDRGDLLRKFNDPGSEYFLFLLSTRAGGLGLNLQAADTVIIFDSDWNPHQDLQAQDRAHRIGQKNEVRVLRLMTVNSVEERILAAARYKLNMDEKVIQAGMFDQKSTGSERQQFLQSILHQDDAEDEEENEVPDDETVNQMIARTEGEFEIFQKLDLERRREEAKLGPNRKSRLLEEAELPDWLVKDDDEVERWTYEEDEERYLGRGSRQRKEVDYTDSITEKEWLKAIDDDGAEYDEEEEDDKKKKKTRKRKKKGEEDDEPMPKKRRGAGSSIDPKMKRAMKKLIMVVVNYTDSTDGRLLSEPFMKLPSRRELPDYYEIIKKPLTINKLLQKIEEGKYADFDELEKDFMQLCKNAQIYNEEASLIHEDSIVLQSVFTNARQRLEEEGNISDLDDKDGEEGSDADSSVRMKIKLKGRKSEGRGGRRKRVTKKYISDDDDDADDN from the exons ATGGCGAGTCCATCGCCGCAATCATCTCCTATGCCACCGCCACAAGCTCCAAGTCCAATGGGTCCTCCACAGCAAGCTCCATCTCCATCTAATCCTCAAGGCAGTCCTATGGGTCCGCCACAACATCATCCACATAGTCCAACGCAAGGATATCAAGGTGGGCCACCAATGCCGCCAGGAGGTCCTCCTATGTCACAACCTCCACAACAACCACCATCACAACAACAAAATTATCCACCTCATCCACAGCAAATGCCACCCAATATGGGTCCTCAG aATCAAGGTGGATCTGGTCCAGTAGGCCAGGGACCAAACCCTCAGCAGGGACCGGTTGGATCGATGGTACCTGGTCAAATAGGTCCTAATGGGCCTCAGAGTGGAAGGCCTGTTGGAAACAGTCCAAGTAATCAAATTGGACCTGGAGGACAAATGGGGCCTGGTAATCAAATGAGTCAAAGTGGTCCTGCTAATCAAATGGGTCAATTAGGACCAGGAAGTGGCCCAGGCACCCAAATGGGACCTGGAAGTAGTCCTGGTGGACAAATGGGTCCAGGTAATGGACCTACTGGCCCCGGTGGTCCAATGGGGCCTGGGAATGGACCTTCTGGACCTGGTCAAATGGGACCCGGCGGGGGTCCTGGTGGACCGCAATTGGGGCCAGGACAAATGGTACCTAGTAATCAGATGTCTCAAAGTGGGCCAGCAAATCAACTAGGACCCAATGGGCCAAGTAATCAGATGGGCCCAGGAGGACCAGCCAGTCAAATGAGTCATGCAGTTGCTAGTGGTCAAATGGGACCAAATGGACTCGGTGGACAACCGAACTCCAATCAGATAGGTCCCAATACGTCAAATCAAGGACAAATTGTTCCTGGAAGTTCAGGTCCAATGGGACCAGGTGCACCAGTAAATCAAATGAGTCAAACTGGACCTGGCCATATTGGGCCTAGTGGTCCTACAGGCCCACCTGGTTCTGGTCAAGAAAATCTGAATGCTTTACAAAAAGCTATAGATTCTATGGAAGAAAAAGGTCTTCAGGAAGATCCACGATATTCGCAATTACTAGCGCTAAGAGCTCGTCAAGGAAGTAGCATGGGAGAGAAACAAACATTTAGTGCTCAACAGTTACAACAACTACG aGTACAAATCATGGCATATCGTATATTAGCAAGGAATCAGCCTTTATCACAACAATTAGCACTTGCTGTTcaag GCGGAGCTCCACCTCCAGGTATAACACAACGTCCTATGGATCCATCTCAAGGACCGACAACTACTCCAGGACCACAAATTCCAGGTCCTAATGTAATAGGTCCTGCAGGTGCTCCAAGACCAGGTTGTCAAACACCTCAACAGCAACAGCCACCTCAGCAAGGTGCTAAAACTAATAGAGTTACGAGTGTTCCAAAACCGGTGGGATTGGatccattattaattttgcaaGAACGAGAGAATAG AGTTGCGGCTCGTATTGCATTAAGAATGGAACAACTAAGTAACTTGCCAACAAATATGCCCGAAGATCTACGTATTCAAGTCCAGATAGAATTACGTATGCTGAGGGTACTCAATTTTCAACGACAACTTAGATCTGAG ATAATAGCATGTACTCGAAAGGATACGACTTTGGAAACAGCTGTTAATGTAAAGGCTTACAAACGTACGAAAAAGCAAGGATTAAGAGAAGCAAGAGCCacagaaaaattagaaaagcaACAGAAGTTGGAAGCTGAACGTAAACGTAGACAAAAGCATCAA gaATTTCTTAGCTCAGTACTTCAACATGGTAaagattttaaagaatttcataGGAATAATGTCGCTAAATTGGCTAGACTCAATAAAGCTGTACTCAACTATCACGCCAATGCTGAACgtgaacaaaagaaagaacaagaacgTATTGAAAAGGAGCGTATGCGTCGTCTTATGGCTGAGGACGAAGAGGGATATagaaaattgatcgatcaaaagaaagacaaacgTTTAGCTTTCCTTTTATCCCAAACTGATGAATATATTAGTAATCTTACAGAAATGGTGAAACAAcataaaatagaacaaaagagaaagcaagTTGAAGAGCAGAAACGTAAAAAG aagaagaagaaacttcAGGATGGTGAAATTAACGAAGATGGTAGTCCCAGCGATGATACTCGCGTTGGCGTTATCGAAGTAGCAACCGGTCGTACTTTAACTGGTGATGAAGCACCGTTGATGAGTCAACTTTCTGCATTTTTAGAAGCTCATCCTGGTTGGGAACCAATCGATTCTGAAAGcgaagacgacgatgaagaTGAGGAAGATGAGA ataaagaaaaaccaaTGGGTGAttctgaagaagaaaaagtgaaaaagacgATACACAAAGCCAAAGTCGAAGATGATGAATATAAAACAGAAGAACAAACATATTATAGTATTGCACATACTGTTCACGAAGTCGTTACAGAACAAGCTTCAATTATGGTTAACggaaaattgaaagaatatcAGAttaaa gGTTTGGAGTGGTTGGTATcactatttaataataatcttaatggTATTTTGGCGGACGAGATGGGTCTTGGTAAAACAATTCAAACTATAGCTTTAGTCACATATctaatggagaaaaagaaagtcaaTGGGCCATTTTTGATCATTGTTCCATtatc taCACTTTCAAATTGGGTTCTTGAATTCGAGAAATGGGCACCTAGTGTAGTTGTGGTATCTTATAAAGGATCACCAGCTGGTAGACGTGCCATTCAATCTCAAATGAGAGCAACTAAGTTTAATGTCCTATTGACAACATACGAATATGTTATCAAGGATAAGGGTGTCTTAGCAAAGTTGCAATGGAAATATATGATTATCGATGAGGGTCACAGAATGAAAAATCATCATTGCAAATTAACACAAGTGTTAAATACACATTATTTAGCTCCTCATAGGCTTTTGTTAACTGGTACACCATTACAGAATAAGCTACCTGAGTTATGGGCTTTATTGAATTTCTTATTGCcttcaatatttaaatcttGTAGTACGTTTGAACAATGGTTTAATGCACCATTTGCAACTACTGGTGAAAAG GTTGAACTAAACGAGGAAGAAACTATTTTGATTATTCGCCGTTTACACAAAGTTTTACGACCGTTCTTATTGAGacgtttgaaaaaagaagtcgAATCGCAGTTACCTGATAAAGTtgaatacattattaaatgtGACATGTCTGGACTTCAGAAAGTACTTTACAA ACATATGCAGAGTAAAGGAGTTCTATTGACAGATGGTTCGGAGAAAGGCAAACAGGGCAAGGGTGGTGCTAAGGCTTTAATGAATACTATTGTACAATTGAGAAAATTATGTAATCATCCTTTCATGTTTCAAgctatcgaagaaaaatattgcgaACACGTTGGCACACAAGGATCTGGAGTTATCACTGG acCTGATTTATATCGTGCATCTGGTAAATTCGAACTTTTGGATCGTATCCTACCAAAATTGAAAGCAACCAATCACAGAGTATTGCTTTTCTGTCAAATGACACAATTGATGACGATTATGGAGGATTACTTAAGCTGGAGGGGATTTATGTATTTGCGATTGGATGGTACAACGAAGGCCGAAGACAGAGGGGATTTGTTAAGAAAGTTTAATGATCCTGGttcagaatattttcttttcttattgtcCACTCGTGCCGGTGGTCTTGGTTTGAATTTACAAGCTGCTGATactgtaattatttttgattcgGATTGGAATCCACATCAA GATTTACAAGCACAAGATCGAGCACATAGAATCGGTCAGAAAAACGAAGTACGTGTGCTTAGATTGATGACCGTAAATTCTGTAGAAGAAAGGATATTAGCTGCGgctagatataaattaaacatgGACGAGAAAGTCATTCAAGCTGGAATGTTCGATCAAAAGTCTACAGGTTCTGAGAGACAACAGTTCTTGCAGAGTATTTTGCATCAGGATGATGCAGAGGACGAGGAAGAGAACGAAGTACCGGACGATGAGACGGTGAATCAAATGATCGCTAGAACCGAGGgcgaatttgaaatatttcaaaaattggatttagaacgaagaagagaggaagctAAATTAGGACCTAATAGAAAATCTCGATTATTGGAGGAAGCTGAATTACCGGATTGGCTTGTCAAGGATGACGATGAAGTAGAAAGATGGACTTacgaggaagatgaagaaagatatCTTGGTAGAGGTTCAAGGCAACGTAAAGAAGTCGATTATACTGATAGTATAACTGAGAAAGAATGGTTAAAGGCCATCGATGATGATGGTGCAGAATAtgatgaggaagaagaggatgataaaaagaagaaaaagacaagaaaacgtaagaaaaaaggCGAAGAAGATGACGAACCGATGccaaagaaacgaagaggTGCTGGATCGTCAATTGATCCAAAGATGAAACGTGcgatgaaaaaattgattatggTAGTTGTTAATTATACTGATAGTACCGATGGTAGATTACTTAGTGAACCATTTATGAAGCTACCATCCAGACGAGAGTTACctgattattatgaaattataaagaagCCATTAACTATAAACAAATTGTTGCAAAAAATCGAAGAAGGCAAA TACGCCGACTTTGATGAATTGGAGAAAGATTTTATGCAGCTATGTAAAAATGCACAGATCTATAATGAAGAAGCTTCTCTTATTCATGAAGATTCTATAGTTTTGCAATCTGTATTTACGAATGCCCGACAACGTttggaggaagaaggaaatatttcCGATTTGGATGACaaag ATGGCGAGGAAGGATCCGATGCTGATTCCAGTgttagaatgaaaataaaacttaaagggagaaagagcgAAGGTAGAGGTGGTCGTAGAAAAAgagttacaaaaaaatatatttctgatgatgatgatgatgcagatgacaattaa